The Oncorhynchus clarkii lewisi isolate Uvic-CL-2024 chromosome 29, UVic_Ocla_1.0, whole genome shotgun sequence genome contains a region encoding:
- the LOC139388198 gene encoding uncharacterized protein translates to MSKFKISKLVLPMPNPMDDRLRVVAVIHALKASGVRVKNWKNFFNGPYTSGPMDVFQENQSQFAFGRDLILLPQCHLTDMSGTVPKFLVDACEFLSQHLHTEGLFRKTGSLSRIRALKADLEQGEPVFSLPHSATLQSCDVASLVKQFLRELPSPLIPMDLQVPLCCAQGLEEEGGQEQGKDGVTLLLTALFPLSHSRALRYFCTFLRQTAQRCEENRMEVGNLALVIAPNLLHCPAGGSKLTAGTERQLDRQAAVIKTLIIHADRIGVVPPSIMDMATVAGSGESTTPPVDGGRFQERAGLGVYRSLRRQRRRSVGEIFVDALSKFKTGRTHTGPSHPTDGRQNTKTSHHTTPQSPVTSKRKSSEDTVPDVEGSAKKRRSIHDLRKDNQSISKLHSNGDNPSPTPIEKDTESWIMGSRTVSDGMTEASSSEAEQYRIPVKMIDGPGQVLVGNEMEAKPDLLNYSFAENLDDFLDLVTLDSPTGTEDGGSHACSVLKLENETIEETVSCCLTNSVFRGPEQVGIKEEMGLSKKLSTVDMSDRVGQKPSRPRRSFSMPEVTLDQLRIQDEIDDKEKTEKKDGVFEDTWVMVEEPQQARTRTVVDEGLGKGMDEAEELEEKPLVKKEKITESGLRFKRTHQLMSLAEQLRRFNALATLLRSPRVSHPPPEPQLNDVLHESQREGGQGSVVHLRRQGERRFGRSISHDGVPGSFPGQAPKNQQDEPGVFQSPKACSPSPSIPSSTTIDRTSSTKLYTVPLVANCSPTSVTAFDFIEVDRGVSESDGSSLPVELSPPPVLQFSHLATRRGYRDSPRWPIHDISIATGDPVHIYLGAGDHLQI, encoded by the exons ATGTCGAAATTTAAGATCT CCAAACTGGTCCTACCAATGCCAAACCCCATGGACGACCGTCTGCGCGTGGTGGCCGTGATACATGCTTTGAAAGCATCTGGAGTTCGCGTGAAAAATTGGAAGAACTTCTTCAATGGGCCATACACGAGTGGCCCT ATGGATGTCTTTCAGGAGAACCAATCTCAATTTGCCTTTGGTCGGGACCTGATCTTGCTGCCCCAGTGCCATTTAACTGATATGAGTGGGACAGTGCCAAA GTTCTTGGTGGATGCCTGTGAATTTTTATCCCAGCATCTTCATACTGAAGGGCTGTTTCGAAAGACGGGGTCATTGAGTCGGATCCGTGCTTTGAAG GCTGACCTGGAGCAGGGGGAGCCAGTCTTTTCTCTGCCACATTCAGCCACTCTGCAGTCCTGTGATGTGGCGTCTCTTGTGAAGCAGTTCTTACGGGAGTtgccctctcccctcatccctatGGATCTACAGGTGCCACTGTGCTGTGCACAGGGcttagaggaggaggggggccaGGAGCAGGGTAAAGATGGAGTCACTCTTCTTCTTACAGCCCTGTTCCCTCTTTCTCATTCACGGGCCCTACGATACTTCTGCACTTTCCTGAGACAGACGGCTCAAAG ATGTGAAGAGAATCGTATGGAAGTGGGCAATCTGGCCCTTGTGATTGCACCTAATTTGCTACATTGTCCAGCTGGGGGCTCTAAACTGACCGCAGGCACAGAGAGACAACTGGATAGACAAGCAGCAGTGATCAAGACACTCATAATACATGCAGATCGTATCG GTGTCGTTCCCCCTTCTATTATGGACATGGCAACTGTAGCAGGGTCGGGTGAATCCACTACACCCCCAGTTGACGGAGGGAGATTTCAGGAGAGGGCAGGACTTGGTGTGTATAGAAGTTTAAGACGTCAAAGGAGGCGCAGTGTTGGAG agatatttgtGGATGCTCTCAGTAAATTCAAGACAGGCCGCACACACACTGGCCCTTCACACCCCACAGACG GCCGGCAAAATACAAAGACatctcaccacaccacacctcaatCACCAGTCACATCCAAACGAAAATCGAGCGAAGATACTGTCCCTGATGTAGAGGGCTCTGCtaaaaaaag ACGCTCTATCCATGACCTAAGAAAAGACAACCAATCCATCAGCAAACTACATTCAAATGGTGAT AACCCTTCTCCCACACCCATTGAGAAGGACACTGAGAGTTGGATCATGGGCAGTAGGACGGTATCTGATGGTATGACTGAAGCATCCAGCTCTGAGGCTGAACAGTACAGGATTCCTGTCAAAATGATTGATGGCCCTGGACAAG TTCTAGTGGGGAATGAGATGGAGGCTAAACCTGATCTGCTGAACTACAGCTTCGCTGAAAATCTTGATGACTTCCTGGATCTCGTGACATTGGACTCTCCTACCGGGACAGAAGATGGGGGATCACATGCATGCTCTGTGCTCAAGTTGGAAAATGAGACAATAGAGGAAACAGTTTCATGCTGTCTGACTAACAGTGTATTTAGGGGTCCTGAGCAGGTTGGGATAAAAGAAGAGATGGGTCTAAGTAAGAAGCTGTCAACAGTGGATATGTCTGACAGGGTTGGTCAGAAGCCCAGTCGACCTCGTCGCTCATTCAGTATGCCAGAGGTGACATTGGACCAACTGAGGATTCAAGATGAAATAGACGACAAGGAGAAAACAGAGAAAAAAGATGGAGTCTTTGAGGACACCTGGGTTATGGTGGAGGAACCCCAACAAGCCAGAACCAGAACCGTGGTGGATGAAGGGCTGGGTAAAGGAATGGATGAAGCAGAAGAGTTGGAGGAAAAACCATTGGTGAAGAAAGAGAAGATAACAGAGTCAGGACTCAGGTTTAAGAGGACACATCAACTCATGTCTTTAGCAGAGCAGCTCAGGCGTTTCAACGCTCTGGCAACACTGCTCCGTAGCCCCAGGGTTTCTCACCCTCCCCCTGAACCCCAGCTCAACGATGTCCTGCATGAGAGTCAGCGGGAAGGGGGTCAGGGGAGTGTTGTCCATCTGCGTCGGCAGGGAGAAAGACGGTTTGGACGCTCCATCAGTCACGATGGTGTTCCCGGATCTTTTCCAGGACAAGCTCCTAAAAATCAGCAGGATGAGCCAGGGGTTTTTCAAAGCCCCA AAGCATGCTCTCCCAGTCCCAGTATACCCTCTTCCACAACGATAGACAGAACATCATCAACTAAACTCTACACTGTTCCATTAGTGGCTAACTGCTCCCCTACCTCTGTCACGGCTTTCGACTTTATAGAGGTCGACAGAGGGGTCAGTGAGAGTGATGGGTCTTCTCTTCCTGTGGAATTATCTCCACCCCCAGTCTTGCAGTTCAGTCATCTGGCCACCAGGAGAGGCTACAGAGATTCGCCTCGCTGGCCTATCCATGATATTAGCATTGCCACAGGGGACCCCGTTCATATATACCTTGGTGCAGGGGACCATCTACAGATATGA